From Solwaraspora sp. WMMD1047, the proteins below share one genomic window:
- a CDS encoding roadblock/LC7 domain-containing protein, translated as MTTLSQEAKDLNWLVSAFTERVPGVAHAIVVSADGLLIAVSEHLPRDHADKLAAVTSGLMSITVGAAQMFDGDVVKQTVVEMGRGFFLVMQVRDGSILATLAAAEADIGVVGYEMARLAKQAGEMLTPALRAELQQALPR; from the coding sequence GTGACGACACTCAGTCAAGAGGCGAAGGACCTGAACTGGCTGGTGAGCGCGTTCACCGAACGCGTACCCGGCGTGGCGCACGCCATCGTGGTCTCCGCCGACGGGCTGTTGATCGCGGTCTCCGAGCACCTGCCGCGCGACCACGCCGACAAGCTCGCGGCGGTCACCTCGGGGCTGATGAGCATCACCGTCGGCGCCGCCCAGATGTTCGACGGCGACGTGGTCAAGCAGACCGTGGTCGAAATGGGCCGTGGGTTCTTCCTGGTCATGCAGGTCCGGGACGGCTCGATCCTGGCCACCCTGGCCGCCGCCGAGGCGGACATCGGAGTGGTGGGCTACGAGATGGCGCGGCTGGCGAAGCAGGCCGGCGAGATGCTCACCCCGGCGCTGCGAGCGGAACTCCAGCAGGCGCTGCCGCGCTGA
- a CDS encoding glycoside hydrolase family 48 protein, translating into MTVRKRRLAMIAAGVLVVGGVTVVNGTAHAATACNVTYAANSWSTGFTANITINNVGDPLTSWRLGFTFPGNQRVTQGWSATWSQSGANVTATNAAWNGNLATGASTSIGFNGSYSGTNASPTNFTINGVACNGQQNTAPTVDITSPANGATFTAPANVTVAATATDAEGPVERVEFYRNGMLVGTDTSAPYSFANTGLPAGSYTAQARAYDAEGLTGTDEVAFTVTGTAQRSVVTPATVTVAEGASSALNVKLSAAPTGNVTVSLAKTGDADVTLGASTATLTTSNWNTGVNVPVNAAQDDDSTNDTATVTASATGHTASVTTVTVQDDEGSGPSGEYGEEFLELYRKIKAPANGYFSPEGVPYHSVETLLAEAPDHGHETTSEAFSYWLYLEAMYGRTTGEWGPFNNAWQVMDRYIIPSETQSGYNANDPADYAPEANRPDLYPQQGGKLDSNVPVGRDPLAAELQSTYNSGRVYGMHWLLDVDNVYGFGKCGDGTTKPAYINTFQRGPQESVFETVPHPSCDTFAHGSANGFMPIFIGDSSYAQQWRYTNAPDADARAVQAAYWALKWAKEQGNEGQISATVANAAKMGDYLRYAMYDKYFKRPGCASPSCAVGTGKDSAAYLLSWYYAWGGSQGGSSSWAWRIGSSHNHGGYQNPFAAWALSNVTELIPRSASARADWQTSLDRQLDFYTWLQTADGAIGGGATNSWNGDYSARPAGVPTFYGMTYDEKPVYHDPPSNQWFGFQAWSLGRVAELYNETGNAKAKAILDKWVPWAIANTTVSGSSYQIPSTLRWSGQPGGSWSAGTTSVNNANFRVSVVDYTQDVGVAGAFAKVLIHYAARSGNTQAAATAKALLDALLTHKDEKGVAVPETRADYERMDDVYNSSTGQGLYIPPGFSGTMPNGDQIAPGKSFVDIRSFLRDDPDWPKVEAYLNGGEAPTFTYHRFWAQVDIAMALHDYDQLLG; encoded by the coding sequence CTGACCGTAAGGAAACGCCGGCTGGCGATGATCGCCGCCGGTGTGTTGGTGGTGGGAGGGGTGACCGTCGTCAACGGCACCGCCCACGCCGCCACCGCCTGCAACGTCACCTATGCCGCGAACAGCTGGAGCACCGGATTCACCGCCAACATCACGATCAACAACGTCGGCGATCCGCTCACCAGCTGGCGGCTGGGCTTCACCTTCCCGGGTAACCAGCGGGTCACCCAGGGCTGGTCGGCGACCTGGTCCCAATCCGGCGCGAACGTCACCGCGACCAACGCGGCCTGGAACGGCAACCTCGCCACCGGCGCCTCGACGAGTATCGGCTTCAACGGCTCCTACTCGGGCACGAACGCCAGCCCCACCAACTTCACGATCAACGGTGTCGCCTGCAACGGCCAGCAGAACACCGCGCCCACCGTGGACATCACCAGCCCGGCCAACGGCGCCACCTTCACCGCGCCGGCCAACGTGACCGTCGCCGCCACCGCCACCGACGCGGAGGGCCCGGTCGAGCGGGTCGAGTTCTACCGCAACGGCATGCTGGTCGGCACCGACACCTCGGCGCCCTACAGCTTCGCCAACACCGGGCTACCGGCCGGCTCCTACACCGCGCAGGCCCGCGCCTACGACGCCGAGGGGCTCACCGGAACCGACGAGGTGGCCTTCACCGTCACCGGCACCGCACAGCGCAGCGTCGTGACCCCCGCCACGGTCACCGTCGCCGAGGGCGCCAGCAGCGCGCTGAACGTCAAGCTGAGCGCCGCGCCCACCGGCAACGTGACCGTCTCGCTGGCCAAGACCGGCGACGCCGACGTCACCCTGGGCGCCAGCACCGCGACGCTGACCACCAGCAACTGGAACACCGGTGTCAACGTGCCGGTGAACGCCGCGCAGGACGACGACAGCACCAACGACACCGCCACCGTCACCGCAAGCGCCACCGGCCACACCGCCTCGGTCACCACCGTCACCGTCCAGGACGACGAGGGCAGCGGACCCAGCGGCGAGTACGGCGAGGAGTTCCTGGAGCTGTATCGCAAGATCAAGGCGCCGGCGAACGGCTACTTCAGCCCCGAGGGCGTGCCCTACCACTCGGTGGAGACGCTGCTGGCCGAGGCGCCCGACCACGGCCACGAGACGACCTCCGAGGCGTTCAGCTACTGGCTCTACCTGGAGGCCATGTACGGCCGCACCACCGGCGAGTGGGGGCCGTTCAACAACGCCTGGCAGGTGATGGACCGCTACATCATCCCGTCCGAGACGCAGTCGGGCTACAACGCCAACGACCCGGCCGACTACGCCCCGGAGGCGAACCGCCCCGACCTCTACCCGCAGCAGGGCGGCAAGCTGGACTCCAACGTTCCGGTCGGCCGGGACCCGCTCGCCGCGGAGCTGCAGTCGACCTACAACAGCGGCCGGGTGTACGGCATGCACTGGCTGCTCGACGTCGACAACGTCTACGGCTTCGGCAAGTGCGGCGACGGCACCACCAAGCCGGCGTACATCAACACCTTCCAGCGCGGTCCGCAGGAGTCGGTCTTCGAGACCGTGCCGCACCCGTCCTGCGACACCTTCGCGCACGGCAGCGCCAACGGCTTCATGCCGATCTTCATCGGTGACTCCTCCTACGCCCAGCAGTGGCGCTACACCAACGCGCCGGACGCCGACGCGCGCGCCGTGCAGGCCGCCTACTGGGCGCTGAAGTGGGCCAAGGAGCAGGGCAACGAGGGTCAGATCTCGGCCACCGTCGCCAACGCCGCGAAGATGGGTGACTACCTGCGCTACGCGATGTACGACAAGTACTTCAAGCGGCCCGGCTGTGCCTCGCCGAGCTGCGCGGTCGGCACCGGCAAGGACAGCGCCGCCTACCTGCTCTCCTGGTACTACGCCTGGGGTGGCTCGCAGGGTGGCAGCAGCAGCTGGGCGTGGCGGATCGGTTCCAGCCACAACCACGGCGGCTACCAGAACCCGTTCGCGGCCTGGGCGCTGTCAAACGTCACCGAGCTGATCCCGCGGTCGGCGTCGGCCCGGGCGGACTGGCAGACCAGCCTCGACCGGCAGCTCGACTTCTACACCTGGCTGCAGACCGCCGACGGCGCCATCGGCGGCGGCGCGACCAACAGCTGGAACGGCGACTACAGCGCCCGGCCGGCCGGCGTGCCGACCTTCTACGGCATGACGTACGACGAGAAGCCGGTCTACCACGACCCGCCGTCCAACCAGTGGTTCGGGTTCCAGGCCTGGAGCCTGGGCCGCGTCGCCGAGCTCTACAACGAGACCGGCAACGCCAAGGCCAAGGCCATCCTGGACAAGTGGGTCCCGTGGGCGATCGCCAACACGACCGTCAGCGGCTCCAGCTACCAGATTCCGTCGACGCTGCGCTGGTCGGGTCAGCCCGGCGGTAGCTGGTCGGCCGGCACCACCTCGGTCAACAACGCCAACTTCCGGGTCAGCGTCGTCGACTACACCCAGGACGTCGGCGTGGCCGGTGCGTTCGCGAAGGTCCTGATCCACTACGCCGCCCGGTCGGGCAACACGCAGGCCGCGGCGACGGCGAAGGCCCTGCTCGACGCCCTGCTCACGCACAAGGACGAGAAGGGCGTGGCCGTGCCGGAGACCCGGGCGGACTACGAGCGGATGGACGACGTCTACAACAGCAGCACCGGCCAGGGCCTCTACATCCCACCGGGCTTCAGCGGCACGATGCCCAACGGTGACCAGATCGCTCCCGGCAAGTCGTTCGTGGACATCCGGTCGTTCCTCCGGGACGACCCGGACTGGCCCAAGGTGGAGGCGTACCTGAACGGTGGCGAGGCGCCGACGTTCACGTACCACCGCTTCTGGGCGCAGGTCGACATCGCCATGGCACTGCACGACTACGACCAGTTGCTCGGCTGA
- a CDS encoding nitrate- and nitrite sensing domain-containing protein, with amino-acid sequence MDAAPDPSHGAVSRHRRRRLDVRVVPHRRRSPLRPRDWRIGTKLGAVLVVPSLAFLVLAGAQTATLFGQADLLGDFSDQVGVAGHVSVLVHELQNERDRTAGELAALGAGGGEPSQAVTALRPAHDAVDRALAEFRRAAQPLADTDASWRISYSRAEELLAELPEVRAALPAAVLNANAVLSNYNRAIESLLTLLAEPSPGADEPELTDAVLRHVQFARVKETASRIRGQLYAAARAGQYAPDDLVELTDLRAQQLTALADFRASATEIQVRRLDQLSTTPDFVAATQLEQGTVASGEAAPVVLDAGPWWAASEQRQELLRQVETTVLADAIDQAENRSTGQLNRTILTAGAVLAVLLIALVGSIVVARSLARSLRVLRGQALQVAQIELPEALERLRTVRTGVAEIEVSPALVRSMDEIGEVAEAFVAVHRSAVSVAVEQAVMRRNVNAMFVNLARRSQVLVERQLELLDELERDEGDPDQLENLFKLDHLAARMRRNDDSLLVLAGTEANRRWSRPVSLSTVMLAAVAEIEQYQRVRHQVDDHLHIVGHAVADLVHLLAELLENATAFSRPDTSVLLSGRAHSAGSAVIEICDEGLGMSTAALDEANALLAEPAVADVAASERMGLFVVSHLAARQQIQVQLRPAERGLVAVIWLPTTVLAPPPAPAEDPADPSPRRLTAATGAVADGTGPDLSAAAAGPGVSGGAAAGGLSGAAASGLSGGVAWRVSGAAAGDFSGAAAGDVGLGVGVGNGAVPVGLPALPVAGRPPAPAPAQRTPPRQVPTRAEDVLATATGMTPTTTGSTWWSRPGQGRPTVPAPLLPATPAPPAVPVTGGIKPSGLPARVPMAQLPGAQAAPPSATPLPPEPDPDAVGGMLSRFYGGVRRAEAEETIVMPMAPAGARSEEEQP; translated from the coding sequence GTGGATGCTGCCCCGGATCCGTCGCACGGTGCCGTGTCCCGCCATCGTCGCCGCCGCCTCGACGTCCGGGTGGTACCGCACCGCCGTCGCTCGCCTCTGCGACCGCGGGACTGGCGGATCGGCACCAAGCTCGGCGCCGTGCTGGTCGTACCGTCGCTGGCCTTTCTCGTGCTCGCCGGAGCGCAGACCGCCACCCTTTTCGGCCAGGCCGACCTGCTGGGCGACTTCTCCGACCAGGTCGGCGTCGCCGGCCACGTCAGCGTGCTGGTGCACGAACTGCAGAACGAACGGGACCGTACCGCCGGTGAACTGGCGGCGTTGGGGGCCGGGGGCGGCGAGCCGAGCCAGGCGGTCACCGCGCTGCGCCCGGCGCACGACGCGGTGGACCGCGCGTTGGCCGAGTTCCGGCGGGCGGCGCAGCCGCTGGCCGACACCGACGCCTCCTGGCGGATCTCCTACTCCCGCGCCGAGGAGCTGCTGGCCGAGTTGCCCGAGGTGCGGGCGGCGCTGCCCGCGGCGGTGCTCAACGCCAACGCCGTGCTGAGCAACTACAACCGGGCCATCGAGTCGCTGCTGACGCTGCTGGCCGAGCCGTCGCCGGGCGCCGACGAGCCGGAGCTCACCGACGCGGTGCTGCGGCACGTGCAGTTCGCCCGGGTCAAGGAGACCGCCTCCCGGATTCGCGGCCAGCTCTACGCGGCCGCCCGGGCCGGCCAGTACGCCCCCGACGACCTGGTCGAGCTGACCGACCTGCGCGCCCAGCAGCTCACCGCGCTGGCCGACTTCCGGGCCTCGGCGACCGAGATCCAGGTGCGCCGCCTCGACCAGCTCTCCACGACCCCGGACTTCGTGGCCGCCACCCAGCTCGAGCAGGGCACCGTGGCCAGCGGCGAGGCCGCACCGGTGGTGCTCGACGCGGGCCCGTGGTGGGCGGCGAGCGAGCAGCGGCAGGAGCTGTTACGGCAGGTCGAGACGACGGTGCTGGCCGACGCCATCGACCAGGCGGAGAACCGCAGCACCGGCCAGTTGAACCGCACCATCCTGACCGCCGGGGCGGTGCTCGCGGTGCTGCTGATCGCCCTCGTCGGCTCGATCGTGGTGGCCCGGTCGCTGGCCCGGTCGCTGCGGGTGCTGCGGGGCCAGGCACTGCAGGTGGCGCAGATCGAGCTGCCGGAGGCGCTGGAGCGGCTGCGTACCGTCCGGACCGGGGTGGCCGAGATCGAGGTGTCGCCGGCGCTGGTCCGCTCGATGGACGAGATCGGGGAGGTGGCCGAGGCGTTCGTCGCGGTGCACCGCAGCGCGGTGAGCGTCGCCGTCGAGCAGGCCGTCATGCGCCGCAACGTCAACGCGATGTTCGTCAACCTGGCCCGCCGCAGCCAGGTCCTGGTGGAACGGCAGTTGGAGCTGCTCGACGAGCTGGAGCGGGACGAGGGGGACCCGGACCAGCTGGAGAACCTGTTCAAGCTGGACCACCTCGCCGCCCGGATGCGACGCAACGACGACAGCCTGCTGGTGCTGGCCGGCACGGAGGCCAACCGCCGGTGGAGCCGGCCGGTCTCGCTCTCCACGGTGATGCTGGCCGCGGTTGCCGAGATCGAGCAGTATCAGCGGGTCCGGCATCAGGTCGACGACCACCTGCACATCGTCGGGCATGCCGTAGCCGACCTGGTGCACCTACTCGCCGAGCTGCTGGAGAACGCCACCGCCTTCTCCCGGCCGGACACCTCGGTGCTGCTGTCGGGTCGCGCCCACAGCGCCGGTTCGGCGGTGATCGAGATCTGTGACGAAGGGCTCGGCATGAGCACGGCCGCCCTGGACGAGGCGAACGCGCTACTGGCCGAGCCGGCGGTGGCGGACGTTGCGGCCTCGGAGCGGATGGGCCTCTTCGTGGTGAGTCACCTCGCGGCCCGGCAGCAGATCCAGGTCCAGCTGCGGCCGGCCGAACGAGGTCTGGTCGCGGTGATCTGGCTGCCGACCACCGTGCTGGCCCCGCCTCCGGCTCCGGCGGAGGATCCGGCCGACCCGTCCCCGCGTCGGCTGACCGCTGCCACCGGCGCGGTCGCCGACGGCACCGGCCCGGACCTGAGCGCCGCAGCTGCCGGCCCAGGAGTCAGTGGCGGCGCGGCCGCCGGTGGCCTCAGCGGCGCGGCCGCCAGTGGCCTCAGCGGCGGAGTCGCCTGGCGCGTCAGCGGTGCGGCCGCCGGTGACTTCAGCGGTGCGGCCGCCGGGGATGTCGGTCTGGGGGTCGGCGTCGGCAACGGCGCCGTGCCGGTGGGCCTGCCGGCACTGCCGGTCGCCGGCCGGCCACCGGCACCGGCACCGGCCCAGCGCACCCCGCCTCGGCAGGTGCCCACCCGGGCCGAGGACGTGTTGGCCACCGCCACCGGGATGACCCCGACCACCACCGGCAGCACCTGGTGGTCCAGGCCGGGCCAGGGCCGGCCGACCGTGCCGGCGCCGCTGCTGCCGGCCACGCCGGCACCGCCAGCGGTGCCGGTCACCGGCGGGATCAAGCCCAGTGGCCTGCCGGCACGGGTGCCGATGGCCCAGCTTCCCGGGGCACAGGCCGCGCCGCCGAGCGCCACCCCGTTGCCACCCGAGCCGGATCCGGATGCCGTCGGCGGCATGTTGTCCCGGTTCTACGGGGGCGTGCGGCGTGCCGAGGCCGAGGAGACCATCGTTATGCCCATGGCGCCCGCCGGCGCGCGCAGCGAAGAGGAGCAACCGTGA
- a CDS encoding GH1 family beta-glucosidase: MSVLTRRHLLRRAAHSASAAAPGTPAGGPVGTATTPAPAAGSRPDVAAPADGPEAGLLGVGDPGREPEADPEASLGLRFPDGFAWGAATSAYQIEGAAKDDGRGESIWDTFSHTPGRTHGGDTGDIAADHYHRYAGDLDLMKELGLHTYRFSIAWPRIQADGTGTPNQRGLDFYRRLVDGLRERDITPMATLFHWDLPQALQDAGGWESRDVAYRFADYADAVFQALGEDVPTWLTINEPKTVVQNGYLSGRHAPGHRDPEAAYLVAHHLQLAHGLAVRALRDTGSASRIGPALNLHPCYPADDSDAAREATRLYDGYENRLYLDSIFYGSYPADVLADLGPDSRLARGIRDGDMKLISAPVDVLALQYYTPIYVTGEGTTEQKWPTSEAFWQQLYPAGMYDTLTRVTRDYGDVPLTITENGLPTPDVLAADGTVDDAGRIRFLRDHFAAAHRAIADGVPLESYHVWSLMDNFEWDEGYQERWGLIYVDYPTQQRTFKRSAHWYRRVIAANCV, translated from the coding sequence ATGTCCGTACTGACCCGGCGGCACCTGCTGCGCCGCGCCGCGCACTCCGCCTCCGCCGCCGCGCCCGGGACGCCCGCCGGCGGCCCGGTCGGGACCGCCACCACGCCCGCGCCGGCAGCCGGCAGCCGGCCCGACGTGGCAGCACCGGCCGACGGCCCCGAAGCGGGACTGCTCGGCGTAGGTGATCCGGGACGCGAGCCGGAGGCCGACCCGGAGGCGTCGCTGGGGCTGCGCTTCCCCGACGGCTTCGCGTGGGGCGCGGCCACCTCGGCGTACCAGATCGAGGGCGCCGCGAAGGACGACGGCCGCGGCGAGTCGATCTGGGACACCTTCAGCCACACCCCGGGGCGCACCCACGGTGGCGACACCGGCGACATCGCGGCCGACCACTACCACCGGTACGCCGGCGACCTGGACCTGATGAAGGAGCTGGGCCTGCACACCTACCGGTTCTCGATCGCCTGGCCGCGGATCCAGGCCGACGGCACCGGCACCCCGAACCAGCGCGGCCTGGACTTCTACCGGCGGCTGGTGGACGGACTGCGCGAACGCGACATCACCCCGATGGCCACCCTGTTCCACTGGGACCTGCCGCAGGCGCTGCAGGACGCCGGCGGCTGGGAGTCCCGGGACGTGGCGTACCGGTTCGCCGACTACGCCGACGCCGTCTTCCAGGCGCTGGGCGAGGACGTCCCCACCTGGCTGACGATCAACGAGCCGAAGACCGTGGTGCAGAACGGCTACCTCAGTGGCCGGCACGCCCCCGGGCACCGCGATCCCGAGGCCGCGTACCTGGTCGCCCACCACCTGCAGCTCGCCCATGGCCTGGCGGTACGGGCGCTGCGGGACACCGGCAGCGCCAGCCGGATCGGCCCGGCGCTGAACCTGCACCCCTGCTACCCCGCCGACGACAGCGACGCCGCCCGGGAGGCCACCCGGCTCTACGACGGCTACGAGAACCGGCTCTACCTCGACTCGATCTTCTACGGCAGCTACCCGGCCGACGTGCTTGCCGACCTCGGCCCGGACAGCCGGCTCGCGCGCGGCATCCGGGACGGCGACATGAAGCTCATCTCGGCGCCGGTGGACGTGCTCGCCCTGCAGTACTACACCCCGATCTACGTGACCGGCGAGGGCACCACCGAGCAGAAGTGGCCGACGTCGGAGGCGTTCTGGCAGCAGCTCTACCCGGCCGGCATGTACGACACCCTGACCCGGGTGACCCGTGACTACGGCGACGTCCCGCTCACCATCACCGAGAACGGGCTGCCCACCCCGGACGTGCTGGCCGCCGACGGCACGGTGGACGACGCCGGCCGGATCCGCTTCCTGCGCGACCACTTCGCCGCCGCCCACCGCGCCATCGCCGACGGCGTGCCGCTGGAGAGCTACCACGTCTGGTCGCTGATGGACAACTTCGAGTGGGACGAGGGCTACCAGGAACGCTGGGGCCTGATCTACGTGGACTACCCGACACAGCAGCGCACCTTCAAGCGCAGCGCGCACTGGTACCGTCGCGTGATCGCCGCGAACTGCGTCTGA
- a CDS encoding phosphotransferase, producing the protein MESLTRRRITEDELRALVRHGFGGTRISRWHELTGGTFNAAYWVRLIDGTELVLKVAPPPDLKLLTHEVDLMRTEVDFYRRAGRAGVPVPQVEHAGFDRSLVGSDFVFLSRVSGVGLDSVRDDLAPAGLAAVRAELAGHAARLHTITGPAYGYPLRDSRTWQPTWRAAFGAMVDDILADATRLGTVLPAGPDRIGELLRRHADLLDDVTRPALVHFDLWDGNVFVTPDGAGGARVTGLIDGERAFFGDPVAELVSLALLRDIADEPAILAGYAEVAGPERIELTGSVRRRLALYTSYLYLIMIVEGSPRGYVGPERAEFEDWLRDLLATQLSQL; encoded by the coding sequence GTGGAGAGCCTGACCAGACGGCGGATCACCGAGGACGAGCTGCGCGCCCTGGTGCGGCACGGTTTCGGCGGGACCAGGATCTCCCGTTGGCACGAACTGACCGGAGGCACCTTCAACGCCGCCTACTGGGTCCGGCTGATCGACGGCACCGAGCTGGTGTTGAAGGTCGCCCCGCCGCCGGACCTCAAGCTGCTCACCCACGAGGTCGACCTGATGCGCACCGAGGTCGACTTCTACCGGCGGGCCGGCCGGGCCGGGGTGCCGGTTCCCCAGGTCGAGCACGCCGGCTTCGACCGTTCCCTTGTCGGCAGTGACTTCGTGTTCCTCAGCCGGGTGTCCGGGGTCGGGCTCGACAGCGTCCGCGACGACCTGGCACCGGCCGGCCTCGCCGCCGTGCGCGCGGAACTCGCCGGACATGCGGCCCGTCTGCACACGATCACCGGACCGGCGTACGGCTATCCGCTGCGCGACAGCCGGACCTGGCAGCCGACCTGGCGGGCCGCGTTCGGGGCGATGGTCGACGACATCCTCGCCGACGCCACCCGGCTCGGCACCGTACTGCCGGCCGGTCCCGACCGGATCGGCGAGCTCCTGCGCCGGCACGCCGACCTGCTCGACGACGTCACCCGGCCGGCGCTCGTGCACTTCGACCTCTGGGACGGCAACGTCTTCGTGACCCCGGACGGGGCCGGCGGCGCCCGGGTGACGGGCTTGATCGACGGCGAACGGGCCTTCTTCGGCGACCCGGTCGCCGAGCTCGTCTCACTGGCGTTGCTGCGTGACATCGCCGACGAGCCGGCGATCCTCGCCGGATACGCCGAGGTGGCCGGTCCGGAGCGGATCGAGTTGACCGGATCGGTCCGGCGACGCCTCGCGCTCTACACCAGCTATCTCTACCTGATCATGATCGTGGAGGGCAGCCCGCGCGGCTACGTCGGCCCCGAGCGGGCCGAGTTCGAGGACTGGCTCCGGGACCTGCTGGCGACCCAGCTGAGCCAGCTCTGA